The following coding sequences are from one Candidatus Zixiibacteriota bacterium window:
- a CDS encoding DUF72 domain-containing protein, with product MPLGSLHIGTSGYSFEDWRGSFYPVRIAKGQMLEHYARFFDTVEINATYYAIPHSRVFASMLKRVPGHFTFMVKAHTSATHRRDLIHDETPKFLQSIAPLAESSQLTGVLLQFPWSFSRSKLNERHLELCRKEMPNLPLFIEFRHASWIRPEVMEKLRSLNLNCVSVDEPQLPQMVPPTPLITGDVAYVRFHGRNAAKWYSGSGHDRYDYLYSEDELKEWLPKIEEIRLKVRAAYLYFNNCHLGQAATNAKQMAQLLGLTLPRSG from the coding sequence ATGCCACTCGGTTCCCTTCACATTGGCACCTCCGGCTACTCCTTCGAGGATTGGCGCGGATCGTTTTACCCCGTCAGGATCGCTAAGGGACAGATGCTGGAACACTACGCCCGGTTTTTCGACACCGTTGAGATCAACGCCACCTACTATGCCATCCCTCATTCCCGTGTGTTTGCGAGCATGCTCAAAAGAGTGCCGGGCCATTTTACATTTATGGTCAAGGCGCACACGTCCGCCACACACCGGCGCGATTTGATTCACGATGAGACGCCCAAGTTTCTACAGTCGATCGCTCCGCTCGCAGAGTCCAGCCAGCTCACCGGTGTATTGCTTCAGTTCCCCTGGTCGTTCAGTCGCTCCAAATTGAACGAGAGACATCTCGAACTGTGCCGTAAGGAAATGCCCAACCTTCCGCTCTTTATCGAATTTCGCCACGCCAGCTGGATCAGGCCTGAGGTGATGGAGAAACTCCGCTCGCTGAACCTCAACTGTGTCTCGGTCGATGAGCCGCAGTTGCCCCAGATGGTGCCACCAACTCCACTTATCACCGGCGACGTCGCCTATGTCCGCTTTCACGGCCGCAATGCCGCCAAATGGTACAGCGGAAGCGGCCACGACCGGTACGATTATCTCTATTCGGAAGATGAACTCAAAGAATGGCTGCCGAAGATCGAGGAAATCCGTCTAAAGGTGAGAGCGGCCTATCTCTATTTCAACAACTGCCATCTCGGCCAGGCGGCGACAAATGCAAAACAGATGGCACAATTGCTGGGACTGACATTGCCTCGCAGTGGGTGA
- a CDS encoding DUF2892 domain-containing protein produces MTIENSIRILAGTMVLISLILYLLVSPYWLLLAAFVGLNLVQSAFTGFCPAEMIFRRLMPSAK; encoded by the coding sequence ATGACAATAGAGAATTCCATTCGAATCCTGGCGGGCACGATGGTGCTGATTTCGCTGATTTTGTATCTGCTGGTGTCGCCGTATTGGCTTTTGCTGGCGGCGTTTGTGGGGCTAAATCTGGTTCAATCCGCGTTCACCGGATTTTGCCCGGCGGAGATGATTTTCAGAAGGCTGATGCCATCGGCGAAATAG
- the ettA gene encoding energy-dependent translational throttle protein EttA, with the protein MADKYIFSMFRLNKFYGQKQVLKDIGLSFYPGAKIGIVGENGAGKSTVLRIMAGLDDAFQGKAFITPGYRAGMVMQEPQLDETLTVRQSIELAFAPTVALINEYNEITAKMAEPMSDDDMAKAMERMGELQDKLDAADGWNLDQHLAVASDALCLPEDDRIVGTLSGGERRRVALCKVLLEKPDLLLLDEPTNHLDAETVDWLEAQLREYPGTVIIVTHDRYFLDNITKWILELEDGRGIPYEGNYSSWLEQKLAKLTTREKDDSPRGRALAHELAWIKMSNKDRHQMARTRILEYEQLVARESAASKEDGSVITIAPGPALGDQVLEFKNVSKQFGDNALFNDLSFIMPKSAVVGLVGPNGAGKTTLLRLVVGQEKPDSGNVTVGATVKVAHVDQGRESLTGDRPLLDEVGDGQAEIQLGKQAVPIRQYLARFGFKGADQQKTVGELSGGERNRCHLAKVLKIGGNLLLLDEPTNDLDVNTLRMLEEAILNYPGCVMVISHDRFFLDRICTHLLVFEGEGNVRWFDGNFKEYEEWRSKELGGHLFENRRNRYRKLVKA; encoded by the coding sequence ATGGCTGACAAATACATCTTCAGCATGTTCCGGCTGAACAAGTTCTACGGGCAAAAACAGGTACTCAAGGATATCGGGCTGTCGTTCTATCCCGGAGCCAAGATCGGGATCGTGGGAGAGAACGGCGCCGGCAAATCGACTGTCCTTCGCATCATGGCCGGGCTCGACGATGCTTTCCAGGGGAAAGCGTTCATCACTCCCGGCTACCGTGCCGGCATGGTCATGCAGGAGCCGCAACTGGATGAGACGCTGACGGTCCGGCAGTCGATCGAGCTCGCGTTTGCGCCGACAGTCGCTCTGATCAACGAATACAACGAGATCACAGCCAAGATGGCGGAGCCGATGTCCGATGATGACATGGCCAAGGCGATGGAGCGGATGGGGGAGCTTCAGGACAAGCTTGATGCCGCCGACGGCTGGAATCTGGACCAGCATCTGGCAGTGGCGAGCGATGCGCTCTGTCTACCGGAAGATGACCGGATTGTCGGCACGCTATCAGGAGGCGAGCGTCGGCGCGTGGCGCTGTGCAAAGTGCTCTTGGAGAAGCCTGACCTGCTCCTACTTGACGAGCCGACCAACCATCTTGACGCCGAGACAGTGGACTGGCTGGAGGCGCAACTTCGCGAATACCCCGGTACGGTAATCATCGTGACGCACGACCGGTATTTTCTCGACAATATCACCAAGTGGATCCTTGAGCTTGAAGATGGCCGCGGGATACCGTACGAAGGGAACTATAGTTCCTGGCTGGAGCAGAAGCTGGCCAAATTGACCACCAGGGAGAAAGATGACTCGCCGCGCGGACGGGCGCTGGCGCACGAACTGGCCTGGATCAAGATGTCAAACAAGGACCGTCACCAGATGGCCCGTACGCGCATACTGGAATACGAGCAGTTGGTGGCGCGCGAGTCGGCAGCATCAAAAGAAGATGGTTCGGTTATCACGATCGCGCCCGGCCCGGCGCTCGGCGACCAGGTGCTGGAGTTCAAGAATGTCTCCAAGCAGTTCGGCGATAATGCGCTATTCAACGACCTCAGTTTCATTATGCCGAAATCCGCCGTGGTGGGATTGGTAGGCCCGAATGGGGCCGGCAAAACCACTTTGCTTCGGCTGGTTGTCGGACAGGAAAAACCGGACAGCGGGAATGTGACCGTTGGTGCCACGGTGAAGGTTGCCCATGTGGATCAGGGGCGGGAGTCATTGACGGGAGATCGTCCCTTGCTGGACGAAGTGGGAGACGGTCAGGCGGAGATACAGCTGGGCAAGCAGGCGGTGCCGATACGCCAATATCTCGCACGGTTTGGATTCAAGGGGGCGGACCAACAGAAGACGGTCGGTGAACTCTCCGGTGGCGAGCGGAACCGGTGTCATCTGGCCAAAGTGCTTAAGATCGGCGGCAACCTGCTCCTGTTGGACGAGCCGACAAACGATCTTGATGTCAACACGCTTCGCATGTTGGAAGAAGCGATACTCAATTATCCGGGCTGTGTGATGGTGATCAGCCACGACCGGTTCTTTCTGGATCGCATCTGCACTCACTTGCTGGTGTTCGAGGGAGAGGGAAATGTTCGGTGGTTCGACGGGAACTTCAAGGAGTACGAAGAGTGGCGGAGCAAGGAGTTGGGTGGGCATTTGTTCGAGAATCGCCGCAATCGGTATCGGAAGCTGGTGAAGGCGTAA